The DNA window TCTGGGCAGTACTTGCTGTCCTGCCCAGCTCCCACTCACTGGCCCAGCCCACAGATGTTTCACAGCATTATCTCATTCAAGGCCAGGATCAGTCCCTGACCTCAGCTCCAGaggcagctaggaagagaagTCAGCTACCAGCTAAGAAACTCTCTAGTCTAGTGCTCCTTTCCTGAGCAGCCATATTGTACAGAAAGAAGATGTATAGAGAGCCACCGTAGAGCCACTATAGAAAGAGGATGGCACTGAAACGCAAGGATGCCATGTTAGGATGCTATGGGCAGTGCCATTGCCCGGAATCCTCTGCCACTGCCATCTCCTCTGGACACTTCCAGCGACCCTAAGCATACCAACTGGCCGGTAAGGGCGCTTGGGCCAGACCTAGCTTTTCCAGGCAACGCCCACTCGCCGGTCTCGATCAGGTAGGCTTCCGACACAAAGTGTTTTCAGCCAGACTTCAACCAGAAGCCACTACAAAGATGCACAGCGTTCCCCCTTACCGCTGTGCGCGCCCAGGaatcctggggctggggctgcCCGGCGGCTCCACAGCGGCGCTGCGGGCGCGGGCTCCCTCCGGCGGAAGCGGCTGGTGAGCAGCTTCCAGAGGCTGGCGGCGGCGCGGGGGCGGCCAGGCTCCGGTGGCGGGCACGGGGTATCGGTGCCCAGCAAGTCTCGGCGACTGGGGAAGGTACCCAGGGAGCTGGCGTCGCCGTCGCTGCGGGTACGCGTGCGGGGTGGCCGGGCAAGAAGCCCGGATTCGGAGCGCCGGATCTCCTGGCCGCGGCGCAGACGGAAGCTAAAGCTCTTCCTGAGCGCGGACAGCCCGCGCCGGGGACTCTCTGCGCCGCGGCCGCTGCCACCACCACGGAACACCTGCCAGCGCTGGCTACTCCACAGCGACGCTCCTCGCAGGAAGCCCGAACTTCCCGTGCGTCCAAGCCCTGTGCCCGGCGCCTCCGTAGCCGCCAGCTCTAGACGGTTCACCTCCAGGAACGTCATGCTGGTGGGCCGCGGCCTGGATGCCCTCTCTCCAGGACCGCGGCTGCGCCAGGTAGGCGCGGGGCTGAGCTCAGGACTGGGCGGCGGTGAGCCGGGCCGTTCTGAGGGCGCAGGGCCCCGACGGCCGTGGCGCGGGCGCAAGAGGCCGAGTAGTAGGCCGCGCGCACCAGAGGGCGCCGACCCCGGAGTCCCGGAGCACACGCTCCGTGGCCGCGCAGGCTGTTCGTGCGCGGTGCACAAGGCGGCCTGCAGGGCGGCGGCGGTCCGGTCGGCCGAGGTGCTGTGCAGGTCCAGCGAGTCGCAGACGCTGAGGGCGCGGCGGCAGACGGCCGGCCGCTCCCCGCTGCAGCTTGCCCCGGGCGGCCAGCCCCGCTCCATGCTCAGGGCCCACAGGCGAAGGCCAGGCCCATGGCGAGGGACGCGGGGCTGGACCCGGGCCGGGGCCGCGGCCGGGGCGCACGGACCAACGGCCTCTAGGCACCTGGTGCGGGCCGATAGAGTCCCTCGACTCTTCCACTTGAGGCTGCAAGCCCAGACCTGGTAGGGCCTGAAGCCAGCCTAACCAGGAGAGGCAGCAAGTCTGGCCTGGAACACCCAGGAACGGCGGTGCAGGGCAGCCCCTGGGAGCCCTCAGAAAACAGGAAATTCCAGCCAGGGCTCCTCCTAAGACTGGGCAGGTAGGTGAGGAGTTGTCAGTAAGAGCAGGCCAAATAAATAACAGTCCTCAAGCACTCCCAACAAGAGACACCGTTTTTTGCAGAAAAGTGaaccattttctctttctccaaggaGGGAGGACCAAGACCAAGGATTCCAGAGCCAACCAGATTCGTTAGAAGCCCAAATTCTGCAGGAGACAAGCAAATCTTATGTCTTCTCTTAGCTTCAGACTTCTGGAGAATTTAATGAAGTAACCGTATTTCAGAGTTCCACTCTGATGTTTTTAAGGCTGAGAGGTGCTTGATGCTACAGCAGCTGCTGTTGATGACTAAGGACCCCTTTTTCCTTGGAGATAATAAAActcagaagacactgttttgctTGGACGAGGCCAAAGGGCAGCAGAAAAAGCAAAAGGTAAACCAGTGCCCAGGAGAAACTCCTAAGCAGTGAGAGAATTTGTGGTACTCACCTGCCTGAGTTGACACTGCAAACTGAAACACCCCTAATTTTAGCCAGTGCCCTTCTGGCATCAGGGCTGTGGGCTGCACACAATCCCCAGATAACTCAGGTTCAGCCCAAGATGTGGCAAAAGCTCCATCTATGACTGATCCTGTACTGCCTTCATCACTCCTGACCCAGACATCAGCTTCCATCAGGCGCAGAAGACAACCACTGATACCAGGAACAGATTTGCTAGAAACCAGTTTAGGTTAGTGCTTGAGTGTCCCTGGAAACCCCAGGTTGCCTCCGCCCAGCCAGCCCAACTCCATGTCCCTTTGAGCTTCAGAATCCCACAGTCTGGGTGAGAACTAGCAGACTGAAGGAGTAGCCTGAGGGGCTACTTCCTGAGGGGCTGGGGTTAAGGGGAATGCCTGGGACGCAGGGCCCCTCCAATCAAGGTGCTCCCAGAAAGGAGAGCTGGAAACTTTCAAGTCCTGGGCTGGATCTCTCGGGCATGCCCTCTCGTGGGACTAGTTATTAAGAGTGGAGATGATGGCTGCTTCCCTGCTCCTTGTAGCAGAGGTAATAGGCAGCTCCATGAAGGAGCCTTTCCCAGGCTCTCAGGAAGGCCCAGGGACAGACAAAAGCCCagcactcttttttcttttcttttttttttttttaaatttgtttattatttataagtacactgtagctgtcttccacacaccagaagagggcatcagatccattacagatggttgtgagccactgtggttgctgggatttgagctcaggtcctctggaagagcagccagtgctcttaacctctgagccggcTCTCCAGCCCATAACTCACAATTTCTAATGTAAGTTATCCATCATTCTTGAGCTACACCTTAACACTGCCAAGTTggagctagggagatggttcagtggttaagagcactaaatgtTCCTCCAAAGAACCAGGGTTCAGTTCTTACTACCCACATGATAGCTTGCAATGGTCTGTGACTCCAAGATTTGACACCCTCACACACGCAgacaatgtacataaaaataaattacaaaaataaaaaacaaaacctgctAGATCTGTgaggggtattttcttgattcaCCTCTTGGCAATCCCTGGTCAGATGATTCTGAGAGCTACAGAAGGGTGGGCTGACAGAGGGGTCCAGACTGTAACAAGGACatgcccacagaatcaactgaacAGGGCTCCCTCCCAGGGGCTCCCACAGACTGAAGCACCAAACCAACCCTGTATGTGCATGCCTGGCTGGTCTTCTGCATATGTTACAGCTGTGTAGcctggtgttcttgtgggactcccaacagtggagtgtgtgtgtgtgtgggggggggggatctcGGACTCATTTGCCTGCTCTTGagagcctcttcctcctcctgggttGCCTCATTTAGCCTTGACATGAGGGTTTGCGAATGGTCTTGTAACTTGTTAGCctttgtttggttgatatccctgggaggtctgctctGGTTTTTGAGTGAATCTGGATGAGAACGGATATGAggggaggaactggaaggagtgGAGGGTGGGGAAACTGAGTTAGGAATGTGTGAGAGAACTAAAAAAAAGTGGGTTGGGCAAGCCACAGAAGCAGACCAGTAATTAGCATATGCCCTGCTTTactttctgccctgacttcctttgatgatggattGTGATGTGAAGTATAAGCAAAGTAAGACTCCTTTCCAGGTTGGTTATGGTCATGATATTTATTCCAGCAACAGAAAGGCTAACTAGAACAGTTCCCTGCCTTCATCTATCTGTCCTGTCTATCCCACCCATAGGAACTATTTATTCTCCCACAAAAGAATAGGACGGCCCATTACAGCCTCATGCACTCACAATGAAAATGCAAGCACAGAACAGTAGCTAAGAAGCCAGTGTTTGAGGACTGAAGGGGGTGGAGGACAAGGTGCCCAATGGGTTGCTTCAGGAGTGGGTAGGATGGCACTAGTTGTGTATGCAGCCATACACCTGCCCTGAATGCTCTTGACAACCACACTGTCCCACACAGCCATCACCTACAAAGAGCAAGGAGGTTGTCCTTGAAAGCTCTGTGCTGGACTGTTGTAGAGGGTCAGAACCCCACAGACCCGGCCTCTCTCAGAGcagctggggtttttttttttgtttttgtttttggttcttttttttttttttttttggagctgaggaccgaacccagggccttgcgcttcctaggcaagcgctctaccactgagctaaatccccaacccccagagcagCTGTTTTTTAAGTGCCAGGCTGCATCTGTCCTACAGAGGTTGCATGTATGGCTCTTTGAAAATTTCTGAAGGATTAGTGATGAATCCTGCAGAGGTGTAGGAACAGAGAACTCTTTAGGCAGAAAGAGAATGACCCCGTGAGCAGGGCTGAGACACACCTGGGAAAGAACACTGACTCCTTAGCAGAGGGGAAGGGCAGCTCTGCGTAACTCCCACAGGCATCCACCTGGTCTCAGTAACCTAGTCCTGCTACTGATGCACTGATAATCACAAATGAGTGTCACAACCCACTTCATCTGCAAGAAATGGTGGCTGTCACTCTCCGAAGGACCAGCTTTTGCCTGGAGATCAAAGTTATGCAGCTAGCTTTCCCAGGAATGGCTGAGGCATTAGGTGTCTTCAGGTGTGAGCTCTCTCTGGCCACAAGGTGGCAGCAGAGCGTCTCCTGCACCAGGCATGCCCGCACCAGGGCCCTTGGGCTGGTCACACTTGGTGTCTGTTCCACTACCATGCCAATCCTGACTGTTCTATCATCTTTCTCTCCAAACGGGTTCCTCTGCTCAGTAAGCACCTTTGGCACTGCAGCAACTTCCTAATGGTGTCCTTACCCCATCTGCTAACTCACTGACACCTGTATTCATGCCCACAAAGGTGTGCAACCTGCTAAAACCATGACCTTGTCACTGTCAACGGAGCCCTGCAGTCCCTGACACTGTATCTGTCCATGTCTCTGTGCCCCTGACCCTGGGGCTTGATGTCACCTACTCCACCCTCCCTCTACTGAACTATACAGTATCTACCCATCCCTTGTCCTTTTGGTCACTTGGAACTCAGTGGAACTGTCCCTCCCTTCAGTGATCCAACTCTCTCCACTCTGAGATGCCTTCCTCACCTGCATCCTGCTTCCCAGGGGACCTCACTAGAGTTCCGGCAACACATGAAGTATGCACCAGAGCTCTTCCTGAAGGAGACAGTTCCTGGTGGGGACAGCCGGCTGAGACGTAAGACAGTGCCATAATCCACATAACCCAAAGAAGAGCACAACTTGGCTCAAACTCACCCTCCAGCAGCAGTGGATTAGTGCTACCAACTTGGCAGGacccaaaaccacccaggaaccCAGCTTCTGAGCACTTCTGTGAAGAGGCCTCTAGGTGGAGTTGCTGGAAAGACACACCCTAAATGTGAGTGGTGCCATTCGACAGGCTGGATCCCAGAGGAAGAGTGGAGccagctgtctctgctcttgCTTCCTGACTTCAGATGCAACGTGACCCACCAGCCGCCCCACATCCTGCCGCTTGCCTCCCTACTTCAATTGACAGCACAGCCAAACGGTCCTGAACTTCCTCTTTGGTCATAGGAACACAGAAAGCAGATAATACAGACATGACTGTTGTGTGAGTACCTGCCCTCATGGCAAGTTTGCTGACGGCAGATATGGTGTGTAAGACAGAGaaagccgggctggagagatggctcagtggttaagagcactgactgctcttccagaggtcctgagttcaattcccagcaaccacatggtggctcacaaccatctgtaatgggatctgatgccctcttctggtgtgtctgaagacagctacagtatacttatataaaataaatgaataaatctttaaaaaaaaaaaagacagagaaagcccCTCTTCCCAGCTCAAACTGTCACAGAACCATGGTCGCATCCTGGAGCCTGGTGAGCAGCAGGTGAGCAGTGACCAGTGCAACCCCGCTGGGTAAGAAAGGGTGGTATAAACATGAGTGATTAAAACCAGGGCCATATGCCCAATAGGCTAGGTAGAAACTCAGGTCAAGGGCTACAATTCACATGTGCCAGGACAGCCGAGCCAGGCTGGTCCCCTCTACCTTCCAAGCTTGGGGCCCTGGAGATTTGAGGCCCTGAATGTAGGTCTAAGACATAACATGTGAAAACAGCAGTGTTGTGTTTGTACTTAAGACTGCAGTGGGGTGGGCACCTGACCTGACAATGTCCTTATAAAAACAGGGACATTTGGTCTAACTATGTAGAGAAATGCTAATATAAGTCTTCACAGTGGAGCTAGAGGTGTGAGTCAGTGTTTGTCCAGTATGCACAAGGCCTGAGACTGGTCCCCAGCACAGCACAACCCAGCCATTTAaggcacacctgtcatcccagtactcagaaggcagaagatcaagaccattctcagctacataatgagtggaggccagcctgggccacataagaccctgtctttaaaacctAGAGACACAAGAAGATGGCCATCTATAAACATAAGTCAAGGAGAAGCCTGTGGCAGATGTGTTCCTAGTACCTTCAGAAGCAGGGTGGTCCTGCTGGCACCTTGATCTCATCAGACTTTTGCATTCCTAAAATAAGACGATAAATTGATATCTGGCTCATGGTAATTTGTTATGATTCGCTGCCCAAGGAAAGTACAAAAGGACCCTATAGAAAAGCTCTGAGTTGGGGTAGTTTTGGGAGGCTCCCAGGCCCCTGCAGCCTGGCACGACTTCAGCTCAGAAGCTGCAGCCTAGTCTTTTGGAGGTGGTAACTATGATGCTCTGAGAGGGAAGTGAATTGTCTAAGGTTGCACAGCCTGTAGGTGCTAGAGCCCAGAACAGGCCCAGGACTTCAGATTCCATGGTCAAGCCTCGGGCTTCcgagagcgcgcgcgcgcgcgcgcgcgcgcacacacacacacacacacacacacacacacacacacacacacacacttctacatGTACTTCCACAAACGTGCATGCTCACACTGTAGCAGACTGACTTGCTGGTTCCTCTATCCCAAACCCTTCTGATCCTGAAGGGAGTGACTTTGCAGCAGCAACTCTCACCTATTGCTTTCTCTcatgtgttttttaaaatggTCTCTTCCTTCAGAAGACTGAAGCCAGCCAGACATGGGCTCCTGTTATAATCCTAACCTGGAGGGTcctaggctgaggcaggactgcCATGACTGTCTTTAAAAAGGACGGAAGTTTCATGATTAAAATTCTGCTCCACTTAGCtgcatgtgtttctgtttctctcttttcgCCGTCTGGCAATAGTATTAAACCCAGAGCATGGTTCTCAAACAGTGGGCCACAGCTCTTCTGGGAGTCAAACGAACCTTCTATATGGTGCCCtataagaccatcagaaaacacaattACATTATTATTcagaaaagtagcaaaattacagttatgaagtagcaatgaaaataattcttttttttttttaatctttttcccccccccggagctgaggactgaacccagggcctgctctatcactgagctaaatccccaacccctgaaaataattcttatggttgggggtcaccataccACAAggctgcagcatcaggaaggttgagaacactgacccagggcctcatgcatccTGGGCAAAGGCTTTATCGCCTAACTGTCAGTTTCTCAATGGGTTCTAAACCCTTCCATTTATCATCTCTTCATTTTGTtcataatttttgagacagggtaacAAGTCCCAAGCCAGCCATGGCTATATTattaaagaccctgtctcaaatagtGGAGGGTTTGCAGGTGAAGCTAGAGTTCAGTCAGCAGACCATTTGTCTAGGTGCACaaaaaagacctgggttcaacccTTAGCACCCCATACCATAAACCCTCATGATGGCATATACTTAAAATcctaacacttgagaggcaggaggatcagttcaaggtcattcccAGCTACACAGATATTA is part of the Rattus norvegicus strain BN/NHsdMcwi chromosome 4, GRCr8, whole genome shotgun sequence genome and encodes:
- the Agap3 gene encoding arf-GAP with GTPase, ANK repeat and PH domain-containing protein 3 isoform X7 — encoded protein: MERGWPPGASCSGERPAVCRRALSVCDSLDLHSTSADRTAAALQAALCTAHEQPARPRSVCSGTPGSAPSGARGLLLGLLRPRHGRRGPAPSERPGSPPPSPELSPAPTWRSRGPGERASRPRPTSMTFLEVNRLELAATEAPGTGLGRTGSSGFLRGASLWSSQRWQVFRGGGSGRGAESPRRGLSALRKSFSFRLRRGQEIRRSESGLLARPPRTRTRSDGDASSLGTFPSRRDLLGTDTPCPPPEPGRPRAAASLWKLLTSRFRRREPAPAAPLWSRRAAPAPGFLGAHSDSFVNSQEWTLSRSVPELKVGIVGNLSSGKSALVHRYLTGTYVQEESPEGGRFKKEIVVDGQSYLLLIRDEGGPPELQFAAWVDAVVFVFSLEDEISFQTVYNYFLRLCSFRNASEVPMVLVGTQDAISAANPRVIDDSRARKLSTDLKRCTYYETCATYGLNVERVFQDVAQKVVALRKKQQLAIGPCKSLPNSPSHSAVSAASIPAVHINQATNGGGSAFSDYSSSVPSTPSISQRELRIETIAASSTPTPIRKQSKRRSNIFTICATVSNFSSTKRPFQLLPN
- the Agap3 gene encoding arf-GAP with GTPase, ANK repeat and PH domain-containing protein 3 isoform X6; translated protein: MERGWPPGASCSGERPAVCRRALSVCDSLDLHSTSADRTAAALQAALCTAHEQPARPRSVCSGTPGSAPSGARGLLLGLLRPRHGRRGPAPSERPGSPPPSPELSPAPTWRSRGPGERASRPRPTSMTFLEVNRLELAATEAPGTGLGRTGSSGFLRGASLWSSQRWQVFRGGGSGRGAESPRRGLSALRKSFSFRLRRGQEIRRSESGLLARPPRTRTRSDGDASSLGTFPSRRDLLGTDTPCPPPEPGRPRAAASLWKLLTSRFRRREPAPAAPLWSRRAAPAPGFLGAHSDSFVNSQEWTLSRSVPELKVGIVGNLSSGKSALVHRYLTGTYVQEESPEGGRFKKEIVVDGQSYLLLIRDEGGPPELQFAAWVDAVVFVFSLEDEISFQTVYNYFLRLCSFRNASEVPMVLVGTQDAISAANPRVIDDSRARKLSTDLKRCTYYETCATYGLNVERVFQDVAQKVVALRKKQQLAIGPCKSLPNSPSHSAVSAASIPAVHINQATNGGGSAFSDYSSSVPSTPSISQRELRIETIAASSTPTPIRKQSKRRSNIFTLMNRRPEGCLPKATQRVSWPS